One stretch of Desulfovibrio sp. TomC DNA includes these proteins:
- a CDS encoding efflux RND transporter periplasmic adaptor subunit produces the protein MNTSIVRPSAAPLARLLVLLAALCLLAIAAACSQSPETGKGPEASKSGAGESTEGKLVLYACPMNDIPPLPAPGKCPVCGMELTPVIMGDSEPGAVSRNHLDPAQMQLADIRTAPVESRYVTATVQLYGQVEYDDAFINEIIAPTNGIVDRVYIRRVGEYIRVEQKLFDFYSAELYDLETQLLDLVRVIPDFVSSQIGVPVNPSLRDPASPPPDAQQIQDARRRFAVLRSRLRSFGLLDRDINQVLRLEQPPGIVSVRMPNLTSKVGGVILETNAVQGAYANKGTLLAKIADPYFLWINFDAFEHDFPWLRAGQRIEFSSPARPGEVFTARITTIDPVFNEKSRTFRVGVGYNDYKTLLRPNMSLRGKVKTLLDKEGRPTSEGTAPERAPLVIPDTAPLITGERAVVYVAVPGKPGVFEGREIVLGPKADRAYVVLAGLAKGEQVVVQGAFKLDSERQILAKPSLLKPEGLVRQQDFGLTAAPPTTRSGPHSEHPPGPSPAPVFPPAEIFTTAPPPATDGHVQPAPPVTFLPGTGPSRDSQPSTKPVNE, from the coding sequence ATGAACACCTCCATCGTCCGTCCGTCCGCCGCGCCCCTGGCCCGCCTCCTGGTCCTCCTGGCCGCCCTCTGTCTGCTGGCCATAGCCGCCGCCTGTTCCCAAAGCCCCGAAACAGGCAAAGGGCCGGAGGCCTCCAAGAGCGGAGCCGGCGAATCCACCGAAGGCAAATTGGTCCTTTACGCCTGCCCCATGAACGACATCCCGCCCCTGCCCGCTCCCGGCAAATGCCCGGTCTGCGGCATGGAACTGACGCCGGTTATCATGGGCGACAGTGAGCCGGGCGCTGTGTCCAGAAACCACCTGGACCCGGCCCAGATGCAGCTGGCCGACATCCGCACCGCGCCGGTGGAAAGCCGCTACGTGACCGCCACGGTCCAACTCTACGGCCAAGTGGAGTACGACGACGCCTTCATCAACGAGATCATCGCCCCGACCAACGGCATTGTGGACAGGGTCTACATCCGCCGGGTCGGGGAATACATCCGCGTCGAGCAGAAGCTCTTCGATTTCTACTCCGCCGAGCTCTACGACCTGGAGACCCAGCTCCTGGACCTCGTGCGGGTTATCCCCGACTTCGTCTCCAGTCAGATCGGCGTGCCGGTCAACCCGTCGTTGCGGGATCCCGCCAGCCCGCCTCCCGATGCCCAGCAGATCCAGGACGCCCGGCGTCGCTTCGCCGTCCTGCGCTCCCGCCTGCGCAGCTTTGGCCTCCTCGACCGGGACATCAACCAGGTGCTGCGCCTGGAGCAGCCCCCGGGCATCGTTTCCGTGCGCATGCCCAACCTGACCTCGAAAGTGGGCGGAGTGATCCTCGAGACCAACGCCGTCCAAGGGGCGTACGCCAACAAGGGCACGCTCCTGGCCAAAATCGCCGACCCGTACTTCCTGTGGATCAACTTTGACGCTTTCGAGCACGACTTCCCTTGGCTGCGCGCCGGCCAGAGGATCGAATTCTCCTCCCCGGCCCGGCCGGGCGAGGTCTTCACAGCCAGGATTACGACCATCGACCCGGTTTTTAACGAGAAGAGCCGGACCTTTCGCGTGGGCGTGGGCTACAACGATTATAAGACCCTCCTTCGGCCGAACATGAGCCTGCGCGGCAAGGTCAAGACCCTGCTGGACAAGGAGGGCCGTCCCACCTCGGAAGGCACCGCCCCAGAGCGCGCCCCCCTGGTCATCCCGGACACGGCCCCCCTCATCACCGGCGAACGGGCCGTGGTCTACGTGGCCGTGCCCGGCAAGCCCGGCGTCTTCGAAGGCCGTGAGATCGTCCTCGGCCCCAAGGCCGACCGGGCCTACGTGGTGCTGGCCGGTCTGGCCAAAGGCGAACAGGTGGTCGTCCAGGGAGCCTTCAAACTCGACAGCGAGCGTCAGATATTGGCAAAACCGAGTCTGCTCAAGCCCGAAGGTCTCGTCCGGCAGCAGGATTTCGGCCTGACCGCCGCCCCGCCCACCACCAGGAGCGGCCCGCACAGCGAACATCCGCCCGGCCCCTCGCCGGCGCCGGTGTTCCCCCCGGCCGAGATCTTCACGACCGCTCCTCCACCCGCCACAGACGGCCACGTCCAGCCAGCCCCCCCGGTCACGTTTTTGCCCGGCACTGGGCCTTCCCGGGATTCGCAGCCCTCAACCAAGCCCGTGAACGAGTAG